The DNA region TTCGTTCCTCGGTGTAATAATAGTCTAGTGATTGTAATTATTTGGTGATTGGTGATGTAGAAAGCTTGTTGAGGTTAATGTTTTTGTGTTAAGAGCTTTGTAGAAGAAATTGCTCTATTTGAATGGCccaatagtttttattttaaactatctTGTTCGACTCTGTTGTCTCTAGATATCCACATCGTATCTATTGTTTTTGGTGGACAGTTCAAAAAATTCATGTCGAATTCGATAGaacaattatttcattttatcaaCATCTTTTTGTGTTTACTCAGGGACTGAGATGAAGAGTAAGATTGAGGAGTTGGAAGAGACTGTATCTGATTTGAGGAAGACAATTTCTTCTCTAGAAGAGAGAATTGTGAAGGAAGAATCGGATAAATTGGTAAGGTTGCCTGCTAGCTTTGTGATTGAATATCTCAAGAGATTTTACTTTATTGTCTGATGGCCTCATTTCCTTGTGGCTTCACAACTAGGAAGCAATTAATTCTTATGGTAAAGAAAAGGAAGCCAGAACTGAAGCTGAGAAAGTTCGGGATGAGAAATCAGCTGAGCTTGAGAAAGTTCGGGATGAGAAATCAGTTGCTGTGAAGAAGGTAATACTATGTTATATTCTGTATAAGTTAGTTATTGGTAAAATATCAAACTATTGAACTTTACCACCAGGTTATATGAAACTATCTGTTGCCCTCTTGGGTAAATTATGCACTATACTTAAAAGATGCTCATGTTTTCTGTTACTGTTGTTTGATTCCTGCAGATTTCCTCATTATCTTTTCCCTTTGAAAATGCTGTGTTTTGCAGGCCATTTCAAATGAGGACTTGTACAAGCGATCACAAGAGTATAATATGAGCCTGCAGCAGTACAATAGTCGTCTTCAGTCAGATCTTGAAACTGTTAATGAAGCCCATAAACGACTTGAAACAGAGAAAGCAACAATTGTTGAGAGCCTTAGCAATGTAAGAGGCCACAATAAGGCATTGCAGGATCAATTGGTGTCTCTTACAGTAAGttgtatcaatatatatattttttctcatgCTATGAAGtgtttaatgatgttttgtcaATGGAGAGTGTTGTTTCGTGAATTTTTcctgttaattttaaaaaatatttaaaatcaagtGGAATATGTgatcattttgaaaattattttgctaCAGTGGGTGTGGAATGGAAGTGAATAACTGGATATTGGTAGCTTACCAAGCAGTTTATTGATGCCAATGTGCTGGCATTCTTCTTCAAGCAAGCACTCTAATTTTAGGTTGTTTATAATTCTTAAAATGTCATAACTAACCTTGTTGTGAAGAGACTGTTGTatattactattactattattattagcaTTAATTCCCTGTTGTTATTGTGAGTATCTTGATAGTCTCTCTTTTGTGTGTTTGTTGCCTCtgttttttactcttttattttctgttttcaggtTTCACAAGACGAGGCTATAAAGCAGAAAGAAATTTTAGCAAATGAGCTCAAATGCCTTCGTGAAGAGTTAAAACAAATTAGAGATGATCGTGATTGCCAATTGGGTCAAGTACATGCTTTAACTGGAGAAATAGCAAAGTACAAAGAATATACAGGGAAAACATGTACACAATTGGATACGTTGATGATTAAAACAAATGCTCTTGAggtttgttgttttgttttgttctgtttctaccttttataattttgttcttttcttacaTAAATCCACCGATTTATGTAATATGGGGTTTCTTTATAGGAGACTTGTTCATCTCAAAAAGAGCAAATACATATACTGCAGCAGCAGTTGTTTGCTGAAAAGGAAAAGTTTAAGGTAATGCAGTTGGCTTTTATTCTTAACATGGAGCAGTTGCttaccattattattatttgtagaaataaatgaaaaaatggtATTCGGTGATTTTTTCTTCCAGTGATTTAGTTTTTTGACAACTAGACCTgacacaaaattttattttctttctgttaGAATGCTGACTTATCTTCTTTAGAAACAAGAACAATGTTTGAAGAGCAGAAGAGAATTATCCGTGAACTACAGGATCAATTGGCAGATAAAGAATTTCAAGTTATGGAAGGAGAGATGCTAAGGAAAAAACTGCACAACACTATCCTGGTATTGCTTGCTTTACAtacatgcacacacacacatatatatatatatatattttgtttggtggTTACAACGTAAATCTCCACTTATACTATGATGTAAGGCATTACAGTTCAATGGTATCCGATTAATTTCTATTTCCAGGAGCTAAAAGGAAATATTCGTGTGTTCTGCCGTGTGCGGCCGCTCCTACCAGAGGACAGTACAGGAACAGACATGGCTGTTTCTTTCCCTACGTCAACAGAAGCGCTTGATCGGGGCATTGATTTGGTACAAAGCGGTATATAGACAAACTTCTTTGTCCCTCTCCGTTGCTATTGTATCTTATGAGTTTCATGTAGTATGCATGCTTTTTCAAGTATCATAATCCCATCCTTTAACGGTTAGCAGGGCAGAAGTACAATTTCACATTTGACAAGGTGTTTAATCATGAGGCTTCTCAGCAGGACGTTTTCATAGAGATATCACAGCTGGTACAAAGTGCACTTGATGGCTTCAAGGTAATTTTTACTTTGCCTCCTTTTGGTTCAGTATGTGTCTGGCAGAACACGACACACAGGAAAATAGGTATCAAAATGGTTAGCAACAAGATAATATTGCCATTTGATAATTCTTGAATTTGAGTTCCTACCGAATTTCTTGGGTGCACTTTTGGTAAAACCAAAATTATGTGATTATTAGTTTTGGAATACTTGTTTTTGATTTAAATGTATGCAGTGCATGTGGGATAAGGTTAatgtttttattgttgttgtatgtAGTGTATGATAGTCTGTTTTGCCCTTTATTATAGGAAGtgatcattaattaataattactttgGTTGTTGTTACGAATTCACTGTCCtcttttttaggtttttttattgAGTATAGCCTTATCTTTAGAAGTTCAACTATCAATGCTTGAAGTTCATATTCTTtaagggggtgtttggtttggttgttttctgttttcattttcaccgaAAACAGAAAACGGTGATGAAAATgttctgaaaacattttcagtgaaaatgaaaacaggaaacaactagaaaatgaaaacaataaattttcgtTTTCAGTATTTTCAGTTGAGTACAGAAACCtcatttcggttaaaatgaaattgcagtgACAATGAATGtagttttaagcaaatctaaaaatataaaaagataataaatcaatatataataaattttcagtatttttatttcatgaaaacagaaaataagaagtcaaaccaaacatattttcagaattctaatcttttgaaaatgaaaacagttttctgaaaatgaaaacacgaaatgaaaacagaaaatgaaaatgcaaaccaaacacaccctaaatttgttatttgttatgAACTCTAGCCTAGTATTTTGTtcaaataggtggctttgtcgACTACTTCTGACTTCATCATGCTTAATATCTTGGATGTTTTTGTGGCTTAAGACAACTCAAAGTTGTGTTTATACTTTATACCATGAAAATAGTTTCAGTCTTGAGATGCAGAACAGAAATGGAATGGATTATACCATTATAAGCTTGGCTTGCTGGGGggtttatctttttgtttcatatgttttcttgcttttgtttttgttgatttGGGTTTAAACCATGTCTTGACACAGAGGGCAATGGTTTGTTATGGCAGGTGTGCATCTTTGCATATGGACAGACAGGTTCAGGAAAAACCTATACTATGATGGGTAAGCCTGATGCGCCAGATCTGAAAGGATTGATACCACGTTCTTTAGAACAGATATTCCAGATTAGCCAGTCTCTAAAAGACCAGGGGTGGAAGTACACAATGCATGTTAGTATACTTCGTCctgattttcaattttcatgtgaCCACATCTACAAATGGAAactgaaaaatttaattaaatgttttcaGGTATcaatatatgaaatatataatgAGACCATCAGGGATTTGTTATCATTAAATCGGTCAAGTGGGAATGATCATACACGAACGGAAAATAGTGCTCCCACTCCCAGCAAGCAGCACACTATTAAACATGAATCTGACCTCGCCACACTGGAAGTTTGTAGCGTGGATGAGATTTCCTCCCTCCTACAACAGGCTGCACAAAGCAGGTATGTGGTCTTAGGAATTTGGATCCTGCAAATCATTTCTGGATGAACATGTGCAAGAATGCATGTTTTCTTCCACATGAATTTCAGATGACTTATTATTCCTTTTCAACTAATCAGTCTATGATATAACGAATAATATTAGTGTACTCAATTCAGTTAGAAATTTAATACTTAATTTATGATAGATGAGCCCTTGTTATTGGTCTACAGTCTATATATAATTGGATCATATCATATTCATGaactaagaaaataagaaattgtGGCACTGATGTTTTTTTAGGTCAGTGGGAAGAACACAGATGAATGAACAGTCATCCAGAAGCCACTTTGTCTTTAAATTGCGTATAAGTGGGAGAAATGAGGTACATGCTTTTGTAATTCATTAGCATATTTTGTTACTGTTCTTTTGTCCTCCGGACATTATTTCCTGATgcacttttttctattttgtagaGAACTGAAAAACAAGTGCAAGGTGTGTTAAACCTGATTGATCTGGCTGGAAGTGAAAGACTGTCAAGGAGTGGGGCAACTGGGGACCGGTTAAAGGAAACTCAGGTATCTATTTGATTTGCATTACTGTGAATTTGAGCTCTCTGTCAACAATTCTACTTTTCTTTAATAACAGTAATTTTCTTTGCTGTCACATTCAGGCTATCAACAAAAGTCTCTCGTCTTTGAGCGATGTCATATTTGCTTTGGCAAAGAAAGAGGAGCATGTTCCTTTTAGGAATTCAAAGCTGACACACTTTCTCCAGGTTTGTTTActgttaaaattttcaatattgtCGAATTGAGCTGGTGGTTCTTGTATtcatattaaaaagtaaaaatgttacactactaaaaaatgtaatggcatgtcttgatatggtGGCATTAATATGCTTGATCCGGGGTTTATATCAATTGAATAATCAGAAACAGTCATTGTTGggcaagattttaaatttttaagttgaagtttttaaaaaaaatttgggtagtgtattcttgaatcataaAGATTGAGAATATAGAAATAGAATGAGAAGattctgttttgtttttgggGTAATATTAATAAGCAGcttctaaagtttttttttaagagtaaaGTTAACTTatataaaacactttttttatgttttttaattaaaaaaactttttatttttttagagctTTTGTAGAATTGTGTTTGGCAAATTCTCCTTAAAGAAGTGCATAATAATTTACCTAAATATCGTAACTGTGGCCGTAGTTGGCTACTTGGCTATCATCTCCCGTAGTGTTCAACATTTGACTCCTGCTGCATATTTGTGAGTATCATCATGTTCACACAAAACTCTTTGTATAAGAAAACAACTAAGGTGAATACATTGCCTACTAGGGTTTGATTGTCTCCTCTTTATAGGCACAAAAAGCAACAGAATAAAgcataaattcataatttaagATTCTAAGTGTCGAGTAAAGGATGACACTTATAACAATTTAGAGGATGACAAGGTAAAAAAGGTTTCACTCAGGAATCAAGGATAAAACCAATCA from Glycine soja cultivar W05 chromosome 8, ASM419377v2, whole genome shotgun sequence includes:
- the LOC114421339 gene encoding kinesin-like protein KIN-14C, whose translation is MASRNHSTNKKVGPEEASLDKRRRILGADKMDRQQGGSRVRTPFSVVTNTTATSDTADAAEGAVVVDFTKDEVEALLNEKKKGNTYDNKKKIEQMMDLIKRLKLCVRWFKRIEEGYMQEKEKLQSELEAAEKKCTDTGTEMKSKIEELEETVSDLRKTISSLEERIVKEESDKLEAINSYGKEKEARTEAEKVRDEKSAELEKVRDEKSVAVKKAISNEDLYKRSQEYNMSLQQYNSRLQSDLETVNEAHKRLETEKATIVESLSNVRGHNKALQDQLVSLTVSQDEAIKQKEILANELKCLREELKQIRDDRDCQLGQVHALTGEIAKYKEYTGKTCTQLDTLMIKTNALEETCSSQKEQIHILQQQLFAEKEKFKNADLSSLETRTMFEEQKRIIRELQDQLADKEFQVMEGEMLRKKLHNTILELKGNIRVFCRVRPLLPEDSTGTDMAVSFPTSTEALDRGIDLVQSGQKYNFTFDKVFNHEASQQDVFIEISQLVQSALDGFKVCIFAYGQTGSGKTYTMMGKPDAPDLKGLIPRSLEQIFQISQSLKDQGWKYTMHVSIYEIYNETIRDLLSLNRSSGNDHTRTENSAPTPSKQHTIKHESDLATLEVCSVDEISSLLQQAAQSRSVGRTQMNEQSSRSHFVFKLRISGRNERTEKQVQGVLNLIDLAGSERLSRSGATGDRLKETQAINKSLSSLSDVIFALAKKEEHVPFRNSKLTHFLQPYLGGDSKTLMFVNISPDQSSAGESLCSLRFAARVNACEIGIPRRQTQTSTRSSESRLSYG